A genome region from Fusarium musae strain F31 chromosome 5, whole genome shotgun sequence includes the following:
- a CDS encoding hypothetical protein (BUSCO:EOG09260SIZ): protein MVANSTGRESSALKSRKRAADSESEPLLKQGQPFPKQPRISSQLDTTRWRLKDDDSRHTWHYLENDDDVKEWPQSYAEKWYLNLPLDLPDLPTPDNPLAAAENGLDFFEKLQLPSGHWGCEYGGPMFLLPGIVMTWYVTRTPVSSAKATAIYKYISARAHPVDGGWGLHIEGESSVFGTLMNYVALRLLGVDPEDPVLVKARGTLHKMGGALYAPHWAKFWMAVLGLMSWDIVNPVPPEFWLLPDWVPFAPWRWWIHIRMVFLPMGWLYSKRWSCEETDVIRSLKKEVFLEDYAKINWSAHRNSIGVIDNYHPKSWLLNAANWVLANIWMPYLRPNFLKEKAEAWASKQVDMEDANTGYACLAPVNAAMNTVLCYARDGPDNYGVKRHIERLEEYLWVKDEGMLANGTNGVQCWDTAFLIQAVFEAGLHKNEKYQPMLMKSLHYLERQQIREDCADQEVCYRQPRKGGWPFSNRDQGYGVSDCISEALKAIILLQKVGGLPEVLEDRRLFDAVDTLLLYQNDNGGMSSYEKRRGGEWLEMLNAAEVFGRIMIEYDYPECTTACVTALSMFNKHWPDYRTDEVTTLIRTAAEWIKSNQAPDGSWYGSWGICFTYAGMFALESMKHIGQTYATGENSRRGCDFFISKQRADGGWSESYKACETMTYVEHPSGSLVVQTAWALIGLMEAEYPHVEPLRRGIQFIMDRQKPNGEWLQEAIEGVFNKSCMISYPNYKFTFTIKALGMFAKRFPEEKLVPSWAVAQNGTNGVKTNGVKTVEIKVNGAKPNGVKANGVKGKAN, encoded by the exons ATGGTCGCAAACTCTACTGGACGTGAGAGTAGCGCGCTAAAGTCGCGTAAGCGTGCTGCTGACTCCGAGTCGGAACCGCTGTTGAAACAGGGTCAGCCATTCCCCAAGCAGCCTCGCATCAGCTCACAGTTGGACACGACAAGATGGAGGCTCAAGGACGACGACAGCCGTCACACGTGGCACTACCTTGAAAACGACGATGATGTGAAGGAGTGGCCACAGAGTTATGCTGAGAAATGGTACCTGAATTTGCCTTTG GATCTCCCTGACCTTCCCACCCCCGACAACCCATTGGCAGCCGCGGAGAACGGCCTCGACTTTTTCGAAAAGCTTCAACTCCCCAGCGGGCATTGGGGCTGCGAATATGGCGGTCCCATGTTCCTCCTCCCCGGTATCGTCATGACCTGGTATGTCACAAGAACACCAGTTTCCTCCGCCAAAGCGACCGCGATCTATAAATACATATCCGCACGAGCTCATCCAGTGGACGGTGGTTGGGGTTTACATATCGAAGGCGAGAGCAGCGTCTTCGGAACACTGATGAATTATGTGGCCCTCCGACTTCTTGGTGTCGACCCTGAGGACCCAGTTCTGGTCAAGGCCAGGGGAACTCTACACAAGATGGGAGGAGCACTTTATGCGCCACACTGGGCCAAGTTCTGGATGGCTGTTTTGGGGCTCATGAGCTGGGATATCGTCAACCCTGTGCCACCAGAGTTTTGGCTGCTTCCTGATTGGGTTCCTTTCGCGCCATGGAGATGGTGGATTCACATTCGAATGGTGTTCCTACCGATGGGCTGGCTATACTCGAAACGATGGAGCTGCGAAGAGACTGATGTGATTCGATCACTGAAGAAAGAAGTATTCCTCGAGGATTACGCCAAGATAAACTGGTCAGCCCATCGCAACAGCATTGGCGTGATAGACAACTATCACCCCAAATCATGGTTGCTCAACGCCGCCAATTGGGTGCTTGCCAACATCTGGATGCCCTACCTGCGACCTAACTTCCTCAAAGAGAAAGCCGAAGCATGGGCCAGCAAACAAGTCGATATGGAGGATGCCAACACAGGCTATGCCTGCTTGGCCCCTGTCAACGCTGCTATGAACACCGTTTTGTGCTATGCTCGCGATGGCCCTGATAATTATGGTGTCAAGAGACATATCGAGCGACTTGAAGAGTATCTATGGGTCAAGGACGAGGGCATGTTGGCCAACGGCACTAACGGCGTACAGTGCTGGGACACGGCATTCTTGATTCAGGCAGTTTTCGAGGCCGGCCTTCATAAGAATGAAAAGTACCAACCCATGCTCATGAAGTCGCTACACTACTTGGAACGTCAGCAGATTCGAGAGGACTGTGCCGATCAGGAAGTGTGCTATCGTCAACCCCGAAAAGGTGGCTGGCCATTCAGCAACAGGGATCAGGGATACGGTGTCAGTGATTGCATTTCGGAAGCACTCAAGGCTATTATTCTGCTGCAGAAGGTGGGCGGCCTTCCTGAGGTCCTCGAAGATCGACGTCTTTTCGATGCCGTCGATACTCTGCTCCTGTACCAGAACGATAACGGCGGCATGTCTTCATACGAGAAGCGACGAGGAGGCGAATGGCTGGAGATGCTCAATGCCGCTGAGGTCTTTGGTCGTATCATGATCGAGTACGATTACCCTGAATGCACAACAGCTTGCGTCACAGCTTTATCTATGTTCAACAAGCACTGGCCAGACTACCGAACAGACGAGGTTACGACACTTATCCGGACGGCCGCCGAATGGATCAAGTCCAACCAAGCACCTGATGGCAGCTGGTACGGAAGCTGGGGTATCTGTTTCACATATGCCGGTATGTTTGCGCTTGAAAGCATGAAACACATCGGCCAGACATACGCGACAGGCGAGAACTCTAGACGTGGTTGcgatttcttcatctccaagcaGAGAGCTGATGGTGGATGGTCAGAAAGCTACAAG GCCTGCGAAACGATGACATACGTCGAACATCCTTCAGGCTCCCTCGTCGTCCAAACAGCCTGGGCCCTGATCGGACTGATGGAAGCTGAATATCCTCATGTGGAACCCTTGAGACGAGGAATCCAGTTCATCATGGATCGTCAGAAGCCGAACGGAGAGTGGCTGCAGGAGGCAATCGAGGGTGTCTTCAATAAGTCATGCATGATTTCATATCCCAACTACAAGTTCACCTTTACCATCAAGGCCTTGGGCATGTTTGCGAAAAGGTTTcccgaggagaagctggtaCCAAGCTGGGCGGTCGCACAGAATGGAACGAATGGTGTCAAGACAAATGGAGTCAAGACAGTAGAGATAAAAGTGAATGGCGCAAAGCCAAATGGAGTCAAGGCCAACGgtgtcaagggcaaggctaACTAG